One Theropithecus gelada isolate Dixy chromosome 18, Tgel_1.0, whole genome shotgun sequence DNA segment encodes these proteins:
- the ATP5F1A gene encoding ATP synthase subunit alpha, mitochondrial isoform X2 has product MLSVRVAAAVVRALPRRAGLVSRNALGSSFIAARNLHASSTHLQKTGTAEMSSILEERILGADISVDLEETGRVLSIGDGIARVHGLRNVQAEEMVEFSSGLKGMSLNLEPDNVGVVVFGNDKLIKEGDIVKRTGAIVDVPVGEELLGRVVDALGNAIDGKGPIGSKTRRRVGLKAPGIIPRISVREPMQTGIKAVDSLVPIGRGQRELIIGDRQTGKTSIAIDTIINQKRFNDGSDEKKKLYCIYVAIGQKRSTVAQLVKRLTDADAMKYTIVVSATASDAAPLQYLAPYSGCSMGEYFRDNGKHALIIYDDLSKQAVAYRQMSLLLRRPPGREAYPGDVFYLHSRLLERAAKMNDAFGGGSLTALPVIETQAGDVSAYIPTNVISITDGQIFLETELFYKGIRPAINVGLSVSRVGSAAQTRAMKQVAGTMKLELAQYREVAAFAQFGSDLDAATQQLLSRGVRLTELLKQGQYSPMAIEEQVAVIYAGVRGYLDKLEPSKITKFENAFLSHVISQHQALLGTIRADGKISEESDAKLKEIVTKFLAGFEA; this is encoded by the exons ATGCTGTCCGTACGCGTTGCTGCGGCCGTGGTCCGCGCCCTCCCTCGGCGGGCCGGACTG GTCTCCAGAAATGCTTTGGGTTCATCTTTCATTGCTGCAAGGAACCTCCATGCCTCTAGCACTCATCTTCAGAAGACTG GGACTGCTGAGATGTCCTCTATTCTTGAAGAGCGTATTCTTGGAGCTGATATCTCTGTTGACCTTGAAGAAACTGGGCGTGTCTTAAGTATTGGTGATGGTATTGCCCGCGTACATGGGCTGAGGAATGTTCAGGCAGAAGAAATGGTAGAGTTTTCTTCAGGCTTAaag GGTATGTCCTTGAACTTGGAACCTGACAATGTTGGTGTTGTCGTGTTTGGAAATGATAAACTGATTAAGGAAGGAGATATAGTGAAGAGGACAGGAGCCATTGTGGACGTTCCAGTTGGTGAGGAGCTGTTGGGTCGTGTAGTTGATGCTCTTGGTAATGCTATTGATGGAAAG gGTCCAATTGGTTCCAAGACCCGTAGGCGAGTTGGTCTGAAAGCCCCCGGTATCATTCCTCGAATTTCAGTGCGGGAACCAATGCAGACTGGCATTAAGGCTGTGGATAGCTTGGTGCCAATTGGTCGTGGTCAGCGTGAGCTGATTATTGGTGACCGACAGACTGG gaaaacctCAATTGCTATTGACACAATCATTAACCAGAAACGTTTCAATGATGGATCTGATGAAAAGAAGAAGCTGTACTGTATCTATGTTGCTATTGGTCAAAAGAGATCCACTGTTGCCCAGTTGGTGAAGAGACTTACAGATGCAG ATGCCATGAAGTACACCATTGTGGTGTCAGCTACAGCCTCGGATGCTGCCCCACTTCAGTACCTGGCTCCTTACTCTGGCTGTTCCATGGGAGAGTATTTTAGAGACAATGGCAAACATGCTTTGATCATCTATGACGACTTATCCAAACag GCTGTTGCTTACCGTCAGATGTCTCTGTTGCTGCGCCGTCCTCCTGGTCGTGAGGCCTATCCTGGTGATGTGTTCTACCTACACTCCCGGTTGCTGGAGAGAGCAGCCAAAATGAACGATGCTTTTGGTGGTGGCTCCTTGACTGCTTTGCCAGTCATAGAAACACAGGCTGGTGATGTGTCTGCTTACATTCCAACGAATGTCATTTCCATCACTGACGGACAG ATCTTCTTGGAAACAGAATTGTTCTACAAAGGTATCCGCCCTGCCATTAACGTTGGTCTGTCTGTGTCTCGTGTCGGATCTGCTGCCCAAACCAGGGCTATGAAGCAG gTGGCAGGTACCATGAAGCTGGAATTGGCTCAGTATCGTGAGGTTGCTGCTTTTGCCCAGTTTGGTTCTGACCTCGATGCTGCCACTCAACAACTTTTGAGTCGTGGTGTGCGTCTAACTGAGTTGCTGAAGCAAGGACAGTATT CTCCCATGGCTATTGAAGAACAAGTGGCTGTTATCTATGCGGGTGTAAGGGGCTATCTTGATAAACTGGAGCCCAGCAAGATTACAAAGTTTGAGAATGCTTTCTTGTCTCATGTTATCAGCCAGCACCAAGCCCTGTTGGGTACTATCAG GGCTGATGGAAAGATCTCAGAAGAATCAGACGCAAAGCTGAAAGAGATTGTAACAAAGTTCTTGGCTGGATTTGAAGCTTAA
- the ATP5F1A gene encoding ATP synthase subunit alpha, mitochondrial isoform X3 produces MLSVRVAAAVVRALPRRAGLVSRNALGSSFIAARNLHASSTHLQKTGTAEMSSILEERILGADISVDLEETGRVLSIGDGIARVHGLRNVQAEEMVEFSSGLKGMSLNLEPDNVGVVVFGNDKLIKEGDIVKRTGAIVDGPIGSKTRRRVGLKAPGIIPRISVREPMQTGIKAVDSLVPIGRGQRELIIGDRQTGKTSIAIDTIINQKRFNDGSDEKKKLYCIYVAIGQKRSTVAQLVKRLTDADAMKYTIVVSATASDAAPLQYLAPYSGCSMGEYFRDNGKHALIIYDDLSKQAVAYRQMSLLLRRPPGREAYPGDVFYLHSRLLERAAKMNDAFGGGSLTALPVIETQAGDVSAYIPTNVISITDGQIFLETELFYKGIRPAINVGLSVSRVGSAAQTRAMKQVAGTMKLELAQYREVAAFAQFGSDLDAATQQLLSRGVRLTELLKQGQYSPMAIEEQVAVIYAGVRGYLDKLEPSKITKFENAFLSHVISQHQALLGTIRADGKISEESDAKLKEIVTKFLAGFEA; encoded by the exons ATGCTGTCCGTACGCGTTGCTGCGGCCGTGGTCCGCGCCCTCCCTCGGCGGGCCGGACTG GTCTCCAGAAATGCTTTGGGTTCATCTTTCATTGCTGCAAGGAACCTCCATGCCTCTAGCACTCATCTTCAGAAGACTG GGACTGCTGAGATGTCCTCTATTCTTGAAGAGCGTATTCTTGGAGCTGATATCTCTGTTGACCTTGAAGAAACTGGGCGTGTCTTAAGTATTGGTGATGGTATTGCCCGCGTACATGGGCTGAGGAATGTTCAGGCAGAAGAAATGGTAGAGTTTTCTTCAGGCTTAaag GGTATGTCCTTGAACTTGGAACCTGACAATGTTGGTGTTGTCGTGTTTGGAAATGATAAACTGATTAAGGAAGGAGATATAGTGAAGAGGACAGGAGCCATTGTGGAC gGTCCAATTGGTTCCAAGACCCGTAGGCGAGTTGGTCTGAAAGCCCCCGGTATCATTCCTCGAATTTCAGTGCGGGAACCAATGCAGACTGGCATTAAGGCTGTGGATAGCTTGGTGCCAATTGGTCGTGGTCAGCGTGAGCTGATTATTGGTGACCGACAGACTGG gaaaacctCAATTGCTATTGACACAATCATTAACCAGAAACGTTTCAATGATGGATCTGATGAAAAGAAGAAGCTGTACTGTATCTATGTTGCTATTGGTCAAAAGAGATCCACTGTTGCCCAGTTGGTGAAGAGACTTACAGATGCAG ATGCCATGAAGTACACCATTGTGGTGTCAGCTACAGCCTCGGATGCTGCCCCACTTCAGTACCTGGCTCCTTACTCTGGCTGTTCCATGGGAGAGTATTTTAGAGACAATGGCAAACATGCTTTGATCATCTATGACGACTTATCCAAACag GCTGTTGCTTACCGTCAGATGTCTCTGTTGCTGCGCCGTCCTCCTGGTCGTGAGGCCTATCCTGGTGATGTGTTCTACCTACACTCCCGGTTGCTGGAGAGAGCAGCCAAAATGAACGATGCTTTTGGTGGTGGCTCCTTGACTGCTTTGCCAGTCATAGAAACACAGGCTGGTGATGTGTCTGCTTACATTCCAACGAATGTCATTTCCATCACTGACGGACAG ATCTTCTTGGAAACAGAATTGTTCTACAAAGGTATCCGCCCTGCCATTAACGTTGGTCTGTCTGTGTCTCGTGTCGGATCTGCTGCCCAAACCAGGGCTATGAAGCAG gTGGCAGGTACCATGAAGCTGGAATTGGCTCAGTATCGTGAGGTTGCTGCTTTTGCCCAGTTTGGTTCTGACCTCGATGCTGCCACTCAACAACTTTTGAGTCGTGGTGTGCGTCTAACTGAGTTGCTGAAGCAAGGACAGTATT CTCCCATGGCTATTGAAGAACAAGTGGCTGTTATCTATGCGGGTGTAAGGGGCTATCTTGATAAACTGGAGCCCAGCAAGATTACAAAGTTTGAGAATGCTTTCTTGTCTCATGTTATCAGCCAGCACCAAGCCCTGTTGGGTACTATCAG GGCTGATGGAAAGATCTCAGAAGAATCAGACGCAAAGCTGAAAGAGATTGTAACAAAGTTCTTGGCTGGATTTGAAGCTTAA
- the ATP5F1A gene encoding ATP synthase subunit alpha, mitochondrial isoform X1 has protein sequence MLSVRVAAAVVRALPRRAGLVSRNALGSSFIAARNLHASSTHLQKTGTAEMSSILEERILGADISVDLEETGRVLSIGDGIARVHGLRNVQAEEMVEFSSGLKGMSLNLEPDNVGVVVFGNDKLIKEGDIVKRTGAIVDVPVGEELLGRVVDALGNAIDGKGPIGSKTRRRVGLKAPGIIPRISVREPMQTGIKAVDSLVPIGRGQRELIIGDRQTGKTSIAIDTIINQKRFNDGSDEKKKLYCIYVAIGQKRSTVAQLVKRLTDADAMKYTIVVSATASDAAPLQYLAPYSGCSMGEYFRDNGKHALIIYDDLSKQAVAYRQMSLLLRRPPGREAYPGDVFYLHSRLLERAAKMNDAFGGGSLTALPVIETQAGDVSAYIPTNVISITDGQIFLETELFYKGIRPAINVGLSVSRVGSAAQTRAMKQVAGTMKLELAQYREVAAFAQFGSDLDAATQQLLSRGVRLTELLKQGQYSPMAIEEQVAVIYAGVRGYLDKLEPSKITKFENAFLSHVISQHQALLGTIRYECNCWPVFVKLCLRYKVKIIFKSVVRLVIKILSRSELMTCFYFQIGLMERSQKNQTQS, from the exons ATGCTGTCCGTACGCGTTGCTGCGGCCGTGGTCCGCGCCCTCCCTCGGCGGGCCGGACTG GTCTCCAGAAATGCTTTGGGTTCATCTTTCATTGCTGCAAGGAACCTCCATGCCTCTAGCACTCATCTTCAGAAGACTG GGACTGCTGAGATGTCCTCTATTCTTGAAGAGCGTATTCTTGGAGCTGATATCTCTGTTGACCTTGAAGAAACTGGGCGTGTCTTAAGTATTGGTGATGGTATTGCCCGCGTACATGGGCTGAGGAATGTTCAGGCAGAAGAAATGGTAGAGTTTTCTTCAGGCTTAaag GGTATGTCCTTGAACTTGGAACCTGACAATGTTGGTGTTGTCGTGTTTGGAAATGATAAACTGATTAAGGAAGGAGATATAGTGAAGAGGACAGGAGCCATTGTGGACGTTCCAGTTGGTGAGGAGCTGTTGGGTCGTGTAGTTGATGCTCTTGGTAATGCTATTGATGGAAAG gGTCCAATTGGTTCCAAGACCCGTAGGCGAGTTGGTCTGAAAGCCCCCGGTATCATTCCTCGAATTTCAGTGCGGGAACCAATGCAGACTGGCATTAAGGCTGTGGATAGCTTGGTGCCAATTGGTCGTGGTCAGCGTGAGCTGATTATTGGTGACCGACAGACTGG gaaaacctCAATTGCTATTGACACAATCATTAACCAGAAACGTTTCAATGATGGATCTGATGAAAAGAAGAAGCTGTACTGTATCTATGTTGCTATTGGTCAAAAGAGATCCACTGTTGCCCAGTTGGTGAAGAGACTTACAGATGCAG ATGCCATGAAGTACACCATTGTGGTGTCAGCTACAGCCTCGGATGCTGCCCCACTTCAGTACCTGGCTCCTTACTCTGGCTGTTCCATGGGAGAGTATTTTAGAGACAATGGCAAACATGCTTTGATCATCTATGACGACTTATCCAAACag GCTGTTGCTTACCGTCAGATGTCTCTGTTGCTGCGCCGTCCTCCTGGTCGTGAGGCCTATCCTGGTGATGTGTTCTACCTACACTCCCGGTTGCTGGAGAGAGCAGCCAAAATGAACGATGCTTTTGGTGGTGGCTCCTTGACTGCTTTGCCAGTCATAGAAACACAGGCTGGTGATGTGTCTGCTTACATTCCAACGAATGTCATTTCCATCACTGACGGACAG ATCTTCTTGGAAACAGAATTGTTCTACAAAGGTATCCGCCCTGCCATTAACGTTGGTCTGTCTGTGTCTCGTGTCGGATCTGCTGCCCAAACCAGGGCTATGAAGCAG gTGGCAGGTACCATGAAGCTGGAATTGGCTCAGTATCGTGAGGTTGCTGCTTTTGCCCAGTTTGGTTCTGACCTCGATGCTGCCACTCAACAACTTTTGAGTCGTGGTGTGCGTCTAACTGAGTTGCTGAAGCAAGGACAGTATT CTCCCATGGCTATTGAAGAACAAGTGGCTGTTATCTATGCGGGTGTAAGGGGCTATCTTGATAAACTGGAGCCCAGCAAGATTACAAAGTTTGAGAATGCTTTCTTGTCTCATGTTATCAGCCAGCACCAAGCCCTGTTGGGTACTATCAGGTATGAATGCAATTGTtggcctgtttttgtaaagttaTGTTTAAGATACaaagtgaaaattattttcaaatctgTAGTTAGGCTAGTCATTAAAATTTTGTCCAGGTCAGAACTTATGACCtgcttttatttccaaatagGGCTGATGGAAAGATCTCAGAAGAATCAGACGCAAAGCTGA